From Acipenser ruthenus chromosome 2, fAciRut3.2 maternal haplotype, whole genome shotgun sequence, a single genomic window includes:
- the LOC117973505 gene encoding general transcription factor IIH subunit 2-like → MDEEPERAKRWEGGYERTWEILKEDESGSLKATVENILFKAKRKRVFEPHGQVRLGMMRHLYVVVDTSRTMEDQDLKPNRLTSTLKLLEYFVEEYFDQNPISQMGIITTKNKRAEKLTDLAGNPKKHIADLKKAKDTTCVGEPSLYNSLSLAMQTLRHMPGHASREVLVIFSSLTTCDPANIYELIKSLKALKIRVSVIGLSAEVRVCTVLTRETGGTYHVILDESHYKELLQYHVKPHPASSSSECSLIRMGFPQHTIASTCDQDSKPSFSMAHLDSSGSGPSLTLGGYYCPQCRAKYTELPVECKVCGLTLVSAPHLARSFHHLFPLDPFTETPLQDYQGEKFCQGCQGELKDQNVYMCTSCQCVFCVECDLFIHESLHCCPSCIHSQPNPPGI, encoded by the exons GGAAATCCTTAAAGAAGATGAATCGGGATCCCTCAAGGCAACTGTGGAAAATATTCTGTTCAAGGCGAAGAGAAAACG AGTGTTCGAGCCCCATGGACAGGTTAGGCTTGGGATG ATGCGTCACCTGTATGTGGTGGTTGATACTTCAAGGACAATGGAAGACCAGGACTTGAAACCCAACAGACTTACAAGTACACTAAAG CTCTTGGAATATTTTGTGGAAGAGTATTTTGATCAGAACCCAATCAGCCAG ATGGGAATCATTACCACAAAGAACAAACGGGCAGAAAAGCTGACAGACCTTGCTG GAAACCCAAAGAAGCACATAGCTGACTTGAAGAAAGCTAAAGATACCACGTGTGTTGGAGAACCCTCCCTCTATAATTCACTCAGTCTAGCCATGCAGACTCtgag ACACATGCCAGGCCATGCTAGCAGGGAAGTGCTGGTGATATTTAGCAGTCTCACGACCTGTGATCCAGCCAACATTTATGAATTGATAAAG AGTCTGAAGGCTCTGAAAATCCGCGTGTCAGTGATTGGTCTGTCTGCTGAGGTGCGGGTGTGCACTGTCCTGACTCGGGAGACTGGCG GAACATACCATGTTATTTTAGATGAAAGCCACTACAAAGAGCTGCTCCAGTATCACGTCAAGCCCCATCCTGCCAGTTCCAGCTCCGAGTGCTCCCTCATTcgaatgg gtTTTCCTCAGCATACAATTGCATCCACGTGTGATCAGGATTCCAAACCGTCTTTCAGCATGGC GCACCTGGACAGCAGTGGCAGTGGGCCCAGTCTGACACTGGGAGGGTATTACTGCCCTCAGTGCAGAGCTAAATACACTGAACTGCCCGTGGAGTGCAAAGTCTGCG gtcttaCGTTGGTGTCTGCCCCTCACCTGGCGCGGTCTTTCCATCACCTTTTCCCATTAGATCCTTTCACAGAAACACCTTTACAAGACTACCAAGGAGAAAA gTTTTGTCAGGGGTGCCAGGGAGAACTCAAAGACCAGAAT GTGTATATGTGCACGTCCTGccagtgtgtgttctgtgtggagTGTGATCTCTTCATTCACGAATCCTTACACTGCTGCCCCTCCTGTATACACAGCCAGCCCAACCCTCCAGGCATCTGA